The following proteins are co-located in the Phragmites australis chromosome 10, lpPhrAust1.1, whole genome shotgun sequence genome:
- the LOC133930030 gene encoding 10 kDa prolamin-like, with the protein MATKMFALFALLALCASATTATVLPQDYPRTMALGAMNPCLQYCMIQQAFTMGSLASPAMMMLQQPLALPFQQYWKPMMTPDMMMLPQCHCDAIWQVVQQQQHMRMMAEMAIQLPFMFNPVAMATSPVFFQQPFVGVAF; encoded by the coding sequence ATGGCAACCAAGATGTTTGCTCTGTTTGCTCTCCTTGCTCTTTGTGCAAGTGCCACTACTGCCACCGTATTACCGCAGGACTACCCAAGGACGATGGCACTGGGCGCCATGAACCCATGTTTGCAATACTGCATGATACAGCAAGCGTTCACCATGGGCAGCTTGGCCTCGCCGGCCATGATGATGCTGCAGCAACCGTTGGCCTTACCGTTTCAGCAGTATTGGAAGCCAATGATGACGCCGGACATGATGATGCTGCCGCAATGCCACTGTGATGCCATCTGGCAGGTGgtgcagcaacagcagcataTGAGGATGATGGCTGAGATGGCGATACAGCTGCCATTCATGTTCAACCCGGTGGCCATGGCAACCTCGCCTGTGTTCTTCCAGCAACCCTTTGTTGGTGTTGCGTTCTAG